One segment of Shewanella piezotolerans WP3 DNA contains the following:
- the gspC gene encoding type II secretion system protein GspC: protein MDLLDKFLTKAAGVPQKPVSSAIFTIGIVLMLFLLAQITWKLVPENSAVSRWTPTPASSTSSSSANISGVKALSLFGRADSSSSKPKAAPVEEIITDAPKTSLSIQLTGVVASTTELKGLAVIASSGSQETYSLGDKIRGTSASLKEVYADRIIITNSGRYETLMLDGLEYNTKSNANQQLQKAKSLPKGKRVDQRQNREVARELGESRAEILADPSKITDYLAISPVKSGGELAGYRLNPGKDRKLFTEAGFKPNDLAKSLNGYDLTDMGQALEVMGQLPEMTEVALMVEREGQLIEIMFSLPQ, encoded by the coding sequence ATGGATTTATTAGATAAGTTTTTAACTAAAGCAGCAGGTGTGCCCCAAAAGCCTGTTAGCTCAGCGATATTTACTATCGGTATTGTGCTAATGCTATTTCTTTTAGCACAGATTACATGGAAGTTAGTTCCTGAAAATTCAGCTGTTTCTCGCTGGACGCCGACGCCTGCCTCATCGACATCTTCTAGCTCAGCTAATATTTCTGGGGTTAAAGCATTGAGCCTATTTGGACGAGCTGATAGTAGCTCTTCTAAGCCTAAAGCGGCGCCTGTAGAAGAAATTATCACTGATGCACCGAAAACTTCGTTGTCGATTCAGTTGACAGGAGTGGTGGCATCGACCACTGAACTTAAAGGTCTAGCGGTTATTGCATCGAGTGGTAGCCAAGAAACTTATAGCTTAGGCGACAAGATTAGAGGTACCTCTGCATCGTTGAAAGAGGTTTATGCCGATCGCATTATTATCACTAATAGTGGTCGCTATGAAACCTTGATGCTAGATGGACTCGAATACAACACTAAAAGTAATGCTAATCAGCAATTACAGAAGGCTAAGAGCTTACCAAAAGGTAAAAGAGTCGATCAGCGTCAAAATCGTGAAGTAGCCCGTGAGTTAGGCGAATCTCGAGCTGAAATTTTGGCTGACCCGAGCAAGATAACTGATTACTTAGCCATCTCGCCGGTTAAAAGTGGTGGAGAGCTGGCGGGTTACCGACTCAATCCCGGAAAAGACAGAAAACTATTTACCGAAGCGGGTTTCAAGCCAAATGATTTGGCTAAATCACTTAACGGTTACGACTTGACCGATATGGGTCAAGCGCTAGAGGTTATGGGGCAGCTACCAGAGATGACTGAAGTTGCCTTAATGGTTGAGCGTGAAGGTCAACTTATCGAAATTATGTTTAGCTTGCCGCAATAA
- the gspD gene encoding type II secretion system secretin GspD: MNNKRIRRRLIAGMVMGASLLAPQLAWSEQYAANFKGTDIQEFINIVGKNLNRTIIVDPTVRGKINVRSYDLLDDEQYYQFFLNTLQVYGYAVVEMDNNIIKVIKDKDAKTASIRVADDDSPGLGDEMVTRIVALYNTEAKQLAPLLRQLNDNAGGGNVVQYDPSNVLMITGRAAVVNKLVEIVRRVDKQGDTAVEVVKLEFASAGEIVRIVDTLYRSTANQSQMPGQAPKVVADERTNAVIVSGDEKSRLRVVKLIKKLDAEQASTGNTKVRYLRYAKAEDLVEVLTGFAQQLVDEKGGSAQGANKRRNEINIMAHTDTNALVISAEPDQMRTIESVINQLDIRRAQVLVEAIIVEVSEGDDVGFGVQWATEAGGGTQFNNLGPTIGEIGAGIWQAQGEEGSTVCNDGTCTENPDTRGDITLLAQALGKVNGMAWGVAMGDFGALIQAVSSDTKSNVLATPSITTLDNQEASFIVGDEVPILTGSQNSSNGNSNPFQTVERKEVGVKLKVVPQVNEGNAVKLTIEQEVSGINGKTGVDVTFATRRLTTTVMADSGQIVVLGGLINEEVQESVQKVPFLGDIPIIGHLFKSSSSGKKKKNLMVFIKPTIIRDGITMEGIAGRKYNYFRALQLEQQERGVNLMPNTDVPVLEEWDQEAYLPSEVNEVLNRYKDGKGLDTKMRETDSTLKSISGGNEAETEKPAETTSDSKPATDSEKDSADE, translated from the coding sequence ATGAATAATAAAAGGATTAGACGCAGACTAATCGCTGGTATGGTTATGGGCGCATCATTACTTGCACCACAACTTGCTTGGTCTGAGCAATATGCGGCTAACTTTAAGGGCACTGATATTCAGGAGTTTATCAACATCGTTGGTAAAAACTTGAATCGCACTATCATTGTCGACCCTACTGTTCGCGGTAAAATCAATGTTCGCAGCTATGACCTTTTAGATGATGAGCAATATTATCAATTCTTCCTCAACACCCTGCAGGTTTATGGCTACGCAGTCGTTGAAATGGATAACAACATCATTAAAGTCATCAAAGATAAAGATGCTAAAACGGCATCTATTCGAGTGGCTGATGATGATTCGCCAGGTTTAGGCGATGAGATGGTTACCCGTATTGTAGCGCTGTATAACACAGAAGCTAAGCAGCTCGCACCACTGTTACGCCAGTTAAACGATAATGCCGGTGGCGGTAATGTCGTTCAATATGACCCATCAAATGTATTGATGATCACTGGCCGTGCTGCAGTAGTAAATAAGTTGGTTGAAATTGTACGCCGCGTTGATAAGCAAGGTGATACTGCTGTTGAAGTGGTTAAGCTTGAGTTTGCTTCGGCAGGTGAAATCGTACGCATTGTCGACACGCTATATCGCTCAACAGCGAATCAATCACAAATGCCTGGCCAGGCTCCAAAAGTTGTCGCTGATGAGCGTACTAACGCCGTCATCGTTAGTGGTGATGAAAAGAGCCGTTTGCGTGTTGTTAAGTTAATTAAGAAGTTAGATGCTGAACAAGCAAGTACAGGTAATACTAAAGTACGTTATTTACGCTACGCCAAAGCTGAGGACTTAGTTGAAGTACTAACTGGGTTTGCACAGCAACTGGTTGATGAAAAAGGTGGTTCAGCTCAAGGTGCTAACAAACGCCGCAATGAAATAAACATTATGGCGCACACGGATACCAACGCCTTGGTGATCAGTGCTGAGCCCGATCAAATGCGCACCATTGAAAGCGTGATTAACCAGCTTGATATTCGCCGCGCTCAAGTGTTAGTAGAAGCTATTATCGTTGAAGTCTCTGAAGGTGATGATGTTGGCTTTGGCGTACAGTGGGCTACCGAAGCGGGTGGTGGTACTCAATTTAACAACTTAGGCCCAACTATCGGTGAAATTGGCGCTGGTATCTGGCAGGCTCAAGGTGAAGAAGGTTCTACAGTCTGTAATGATGGAACCTGTACAGAAAATCCTGATACTCGAGGTGATATTACCTTACTAGCTCAAGCATTAGGTAAAGTGAATGGTATGGCGTGGGGCGTGGCGATGGGTGATTTCGGTGCCTTAATCCAAGCAGTATCGAGTGACACCAAATCAAACGTACTTGCAACACCATCAATTACCACTCTTGATAACCAAGAAGCCTCGTTTATTGTTGGTGATGAAGTGCCAATTCTAACTGGTAGCCAAAATTCAAGTAACGGCAATAGTAACCCCTTCCAAACCGTTGAGCGTAAAGAGGTGGGTGTAAAACTTAAAGTTGTGCCACAGGTCAATGAAGGTAACGCGGTTAAGTTAACGATTGAACAAGAAGTATCTGGTATTAACGGTAAAACTGGTGTCGATGTTACCTTTGCGACTCGTCGTTTAACGACTACGGTAATGGCTGATTCTGGACAGATTGTGGTGCTCGGCGGTTTGATTAACGAAGAGGTGCAAGAGTCGGTACAGAAGGTACCATTCTTAGGCGATATTCCAATTATTGGTCATCTATTTAAGTCATCTTCAAGCGGTAAGAAAAAGAAGAACCTAATGGTGTTTATCAAGCCGACAATTATTCGTGATGGGATCACCATGGAAGGGATTGCTGGGCGCAAGTACAACTACTTCAGAGCGCTACAGCTTGAGCAGCAAGAGCGTGGCGTGAACTTGATGCCAAATACCGATGTGCCTGTTTTGGAAGAATGGGATCAAGAAGCTTACCTACCATCAGAAGTGAACGAAGTACTTAACCGTTATAAAGACGGCAAAGGCTTAGATACTAAGATGCGAGAAACGGATTCAACGTTGAAGAGCATCTCTGGTGGCAATGAAGCCGAAACCGAGAAACCTGCTGAAACAACGAGTGATTCAAAGCCAGCCACCGATTCAGAGAAAGATTCAGCAGATGAGTGA
- the gspE gene encoding type II secretion system ATPase GspE: MSDNQLQADDELAQVSNELGLVSEAEADEVFHSTSKERLPFAFAHRFNAALDKDEAGVLSLYHTAGTPLSALLEVRRYSGKSLPLIKLEDSAFEARLTQAYQANSSEAQQMMEDIGNEMDLFTLAEELPQTEDLLEGDDDAPIIKLINALLSEAIKEEASDIHIETYEKQLIVRFRVDGILKEVLKPNRKLSSLLVSRIKVMARLDIAEKRVPQDGRISLRIAGRAVDVRVSTMPSSHGERVVLRLLDKNAGNLDLVQLGMTEDVRVQFDELIRKPHGIILVTGPTGSGKSTTLYAGLTELNSIDTNILTVEDPIEYELEGIGQTQVNTKVDMTFARGLRAILRQDPDVVMIGEIRDLETAQIAVQASLTGHMVISTLHTNTASGAITRLQDMGVEPFLVSSSLLGVLAQRLIRTLCKHCKEEHVPDERERELLGITADDPSVIYRAKGCQACGHNGYRGRTGIHELLVVDDEVRELIHTGRGELAIEKHIRKSVPSIRHDGMSKVLAGKTTLEEVLRVTREE, encoded by the coding sequence ATGAGTGATAATCAACTTCAGGCAGATGACGAACTAGCGCAAGTATCTAATGAGCTTGGGTTAGTTTCAGAGGCGGAAGCGGATGAAGTCTTCCATTCGACGAGTAAAGAGCGTTTGCCGTTTGCCTTTGCTCACCGATTTAATGCGGCTTTAGATAAAGATGAAGCGGGCGTACTGTCGCTTTATCATACTGCCGGGACGCCATTGTCAGCACTGTTAGAGGTTCGCCGTTATAGCGGTAAATCTCTACCCCTCATTAAATTAGAAGATAGCGCCTTTGAAGCGCGCTTAACTCAAGCCTACCAAGCTAATTCGTCAGAAGCCCAGCAGATGATGGAAGATATTGGTAATGAGATGGATCTATTTACGCTTGCCGAAGAGCTACCTCAAACAGAAGATCTGCTAGAGGGTGACGATGACGCGCCGATTATTAAACTGATTAATGCGTTACTGTCTGAAGCGATTAAAGAAGAAGCGTCTGATATCCATATTGAGACCTATGAAAAACAGCTGATAGTGCGTTTCCGTGTCGATGGGATCCTAAAAGAGGTGTTAAAACCTAACCGCAAGCTGTCATCGCTATTAGTGTCACGTATCAAAGTCATGGCGCGCTTGGACATTGCCGAGAAACGTGTGCCTCAAGATGGCCGTATTTCACTGCGTATTGCGGGCCGTGCCGTCGACGTGCGTGTATCGACTATGCCATCAAGCCATGGCGAACGTGTAGTACTGCGTCTATTAGATAAAAATGCCGGTAATTTAGATCTGGTTCAATTAGGTATGACCGAGGATGTACGAGTACAGTTCGATGAACTTATTCGTAAACCCCATGGGATTATTCTGGTTACTGGGCCAACAGGTTCTGGTAAGAGTACTACCTTATACGCCGGTCTAACCGAGTTGAACTCCATTGATACTAATATTCTTACGGTCGAAGACCCTATCGAGTATGAGTTAGAAGGTATTGGTCAGACCCAAGTTAACACTAAGGTAGATATGACCTTTGCCCGTGGCTTGCGTGCGATATTACGTCAAGATCCCGATGTGGTAATGATTGGTGAAATTCGAGATTTAGAGACCGCACAAATTGCAGTACAAGCTTCGCTAACGGGGCACATGGTGATATCAACGCTGCATACTAATACAGCTTCTGGTGCGATTACCCGCTTACAAGATATGGGGGTCGAGCCTTTCCTTGTTTCATCAAGTTTATTGGGTGTGCTTGCACAGCGACTAATCCGAACTTTATGTAAGCATTGTAAAGAGGAACATGTACCTGACGAGCGTGAAAGAGAGCTGTTAGGCATTACAGCAGATGATCCTAGCGTTATTTATCGTGCTAAAGGGTGTCAGGCTTGTGGACATAACGGCTACCGTGGTCGTACCGGTATCCATGAGTTGTTAGTGGTTGATGATGAAGTACGTGAATTGATCCACACCGGTCGAGGCGAATTGGCGATTGAAAAGCATATACGTAAATCAGTGCCGAGTATCCGCCATGACGGTATGAGTAAAGTGCTTGCAGGGAAAACCACCCTTGAAGAAGTACTGCGTGTGACTCGCGAGGAGTAA